Within the Staphylococcus argenteus genome, the region TCCACTTATACACAAAGGTAGTTTTTGAAATTGTGGATAATTAAAAGTTACGCACAAACTTATACTATTTTTAGCAACATATTCACAGCTATTTGACATATAGAGAACTGAAAAAGTATAATTGTGTGGATAAGTCGTCCAACTCATGATTTTATAAGGATTTATTTATTGATTTTTACATGAAAATCACTGTGCATAACTATTAAGCAAGGTAAAGTTATCCACCGATTGTTATTAACTTGTGGATAATTATTAACATGGTGTGTTTAAAAGTTATCCACGGCTGTTATTTTTGTGTATAACTTAAAAATTTAAGAAAGATGGAGTAAATTTATGTCGGAAAAAGAAATTTGGGAAAAAGTGCTTGAAATTGCTCAAGAAAAATTATCAGCTGTAAGTTACTCAACTTTCCTAAAAGATACCGAGCTTTACACGATTAAAGATGGTGAAGCTATCGTATTATCGAGTATTCCTTTTAATGCAAATTGGTTAAATCAACAATATGCTGAAATTATCCAAGCAATCTTATTTGATGTTGTAGGTTATGAAGTGAAACCTCATTTTATTACTACTGAGGAATTAGCAAATTATAGTAATAAAGATGTTTCTACGGTACAGGAAACACCAAAATCTTCTACTGAAACAACTGAAGATAATCATGTGCTTGGTAGAGAGCAATTCAATGCCCATAACACATTTGACACATTTGTAATCGGACCTGGTAACCGCTTCCCACATGCAGCAAGTTTAGCCGTTGCCGAAGCACCAGCAAAAGCGTATAATCCATTATTTATATATGGAGGTGTTGGTTTAGGAAAAACCCATTTAATGCATGCCATTGGTCATCATGTTTTAGATAATAATCCAGATGCCAAAGTGATTTACACATCAAGTGAAAAATTCACAAACGAATTTATCAAATCGATTCGTGATAACGAGGGTGAAGCTTTCAGAGAAAGATATCGTAATATCGACGTCTTATTAATCGATGATATTCAGTTCATACAAAATAAAGTTCAAACGCAAGAAGAATTTTTCTATACTTTTAATGAATTACATCAGAATAACAAGCAAATCGTTATTTCGAGTGATCGACCACCAAAAGAGATTGCACAATTAGAAGATCGATTACGTTCACGCTTTGAATGGGGGCTAATTGTTGATATTACGCCACCAGATTACGAAACTCGAATGGCAATTTTGCAGAAGAAAATTGAAGAAGAGAAATTAGATATTCCACCAGAAGCTTTAAATTATATAGCAAATCAAATTCAATCTAATATTCGTGAATTAGAAGGTGCATTGACACGCTTACTTGCATATTCACAATTATTAGGAAAACCAATTACAACTGAATTAACTGCTGAAGCTTTAAAAGATATCATTCAAGCACCAAAATCTAAGAAAATTACAATTCAAGATATTCAAAAGGTAGTAGGTCAGTACTATAATGTTAGAATTGAAGATTTCAGTGCTAAAAAACGTACAAAGTCAATCGCATATCCGCGTCAAATAGCTATGTACTTATCTAGAGAGCTTACTGATTTTTCATTACCTAAAATTGGTGAAGAATTTGGCGGGCGTGATCACACAACTGTAATCCATGCTCATGAAAAGATATCTAAAGATTTAAAAGAAGATCCTATTTTTAAACAAGAAGTAGAGAATCTTGAAAAAGAAATAAGAAATATTTAAGTAGAAGATAAGTGGGAAATAGAATCTGTTATATAACAGCAATAATAGAAGCTATCTTTTCGTTTATATTTAATAAATGAAATGGCATGATGGTTAAAATCTATTTTGTGGATAATGTTCAAAAGTCATACACACCATACACAAGTTATCAACATGTGTATAACTTTGCAAATTCAATGTTTTTAAGACTTATCCACTAATCCACAGCACCTACTACTATTACTAAGAACTTAAAACCTATATAATTATATGTAAACGACTGGAAGGAGTTTAAATTAATGATGGAATTCACTATTAAAAGAGATTATTTTATTACACAATTAAATGACACATTAAAAGCAATATCACCAAGAACAACATTACCAATTTTAACTGGTATCAAAATCGATGCGAAAGAACATGAAGTGATACTAACTGGTTCAGACTCTGAAATTTCAATTGAAATCACTATTCCTAAAACTGTTGATGGCGAAGATATTGTCAACATTTCAGAAACAGGTTCAGTTGTGTTACCTGGACGATTCTTTGTTGATATTATAAAAAAATTACCTGGTAAAGATGTTAAATTATCTACAAATGAGCAATTCCAAACATTAATTACATCAGGTCATTCTGAATTTAATTTAAGTGGCTTAGATCCAGATCAATATCCTTTATTACCACAAGTTTCTAGAGATGACGCAATTCAATTGTCAGTAAAAGTGCTTAAAAACGTGATTGCACAAACGAATTTCGCAGTGTCCACCTCAGAAACACGCCCAGTATTGACTGGTGTGAACTGGCTTATACAAGAAAATGAATTAATATGCACAGCGACTGACTCACACCGCTTGGCTGTAAGAAAGTTGCAGTTAGAAGATGTTTCTGAAAATAAAAATGTCATCATTCCAGGTAAAGCCTTAGCTGAACTAAATAAAATTATGTCTGATAGTGAAGAAGACATTGATATCTTCTTTGCTTCAAATCAAGTTTTATTCAAAGTAGGAAATGTAAACTTTATTTCTCGATTATTAGAGGGACATTATCCTGATACAACACGTTTATTCCCTGAAAACTATGAAATTAAATTAAGTATAGACAATGGCGAATTTTATCATGCAATTGATCGTGCATCTTTATTAGCACGTGAAGGTGGCAATAACGTTATTAAATTAAGTACAGGTGATGACGTTGTTGAATTGTCTTCTACATCACCAGAAATTGGTACTGTTAAAGAAGAAGTTGATGCAAATGATGTTGAAGGCGGAAACTTAAAAATTTCTTTCAACTCTAAATATATGATGGACGCTTTAAAAGCAATTGATAATGACGAAGTTGAGGTTGAATTCTTTGGTACAATGAAGCCGTTCATTTTAAAACCAAAAGGTGACGACTCAGTAACGCAATTAATTTTACCAATCAGAACATACTAAAAATTAAACAATCATAAAGGATGACGTTTTAATTAACCACGTCATCCTTTATTTTTTGGCAAAAATAATTCTAGATGCGTATGTAAAATAAAAGTGACAGCATTTTAAATGGTAAATAAAAAGCTTGAATGAAATTTATGATAGAAATGTCATGATTTAAATAATTGCGCTTAAATGCCCCTTAAATTTTAAATTTCAAATTACTAACAGATAAATTGAAAATGAATAGTAAAACTTGGTTAAATAGGGCTTTGAAATTAAAATTAGTGATATCAAGAAAAATAATGAATAAATTATTTATATGTAAACGGTTTTTCCCTCTCTTTTAAATGAAATTTGTGACAAAAAAAGGTATAATATATTAATGACATACAAAGAAATGGAGTGATTATTTTGGTTCAAGAAGTTGTAGTAGAAGGCGACATCAATTTAGGTCAATTTCTAAAAACAGAAGGGATTATTGAGTCTGGTGGTCAAGCAAAATGGTTCTTGCAAGACGTTGAAGTATTAATTAATGGAGTGCGTGAAACACGTCGCGGTAAAAAGTTAGAACATCAAGATCGTATAGATATCCCAGAGTTACCTGAAGATGCTGGTTCTTTCT harbors:
- the dnaA gene encoding chromosomal replication initiator protein DnaA; this translates as MSEKEIWEKVLEIAQEKLSAVSYSTFLKDTELYTIKDGEAIVLSSIPFNANWLNQQYAEIIQAILFDVVGYEVKPHFITTEELANYSNKDVSTVQETPKSSTETTEDNHVLGREQFNAHNTFDTFVIGPGNRFPHAASLAVAEAPAKAYNPLFIYGGVGLGKTHLMHAIGHHVLDNNPDAKVIYTSSEKFTNEFIKSIRDNEGEAFRERYRNIDVLLIDDIQFIQNKVQTQEEFFYTFNELHQNNKQIVISSDRPPKEIAQLEDRLRSRFEWGLIVDITPPDYETRMAILQKKIEEEKLDIPPEALNYIANQIQSNIRELEGALTRLLAYSQLLGKPITTELTAEALKDIIQAPKSKKITIQDIQKVVGQYYNVRIEDFSAKKRTKSIAYPRQIAMYLSRELTDFSLPKIGEEFGGRDHTTVIHAHEKISKDLKEDPIFKQEVENLEKEIRNI
- the dnaN gene encoding DNA polymerase III subunit beta, which encodes MMEFTIKRDYFITQLNDTLKAISPRTTLPILTGIKIDAKEHEVILTGSDSEISIEITIPKTVDGEDIVNISETGSVVLPGRFFVDIIKKLPGKDVKLSTNEQFQTLITSGHSEFNLSGLDPDQYPLLPQVSRDDAIQLSVKVLKNVIAQTNFAVSTSETRPVLTGVNWLIQENELICTATDSHRLAVRKLQLEDVSENKNVIIPGKALAELNKIMSDSEEDIDIFFASNQVLFKVGNVNFISRLLEGHYPDTTRLFPENYEIKLSIDNGEFYHAIDRASLLAREGGNNVIKLSTGDDVVELSSTSPEIGTVKEEVDANDVEGGNLKISFNSKYMMDALKAIDNDEVEVEFFGTMKPFILKPKGDDSVTQLILPIRTY
- the yaaA gene encoding S4 domain-containing protein YaaA; this translates as MIILVQEVVVEGDINLGQFLKTEGIIESGGQAKWFLQDVEVLINGVRETRRGKKLEHQDRIDIPELPEDAGSFLIIHQGEQ